One Fibrobacter sp. UBA4297 genomic region harbors:
- the hisE gene encoding phosphoribosyl-ATP diphosphatase produces MTFEEMYALACQRKKDMPEGKGTTELFKKGPHGIGKKLVEEAAESWMAARFESRDAQCLELSQVLYYVAVMMAEKGLTLEEVYAKL; encoded by the coding sequence ATGACGTTTGAAGAAATGTACGCACTGGCCTGCCAGCGCAAGAAAGACATGCCGGAAGGCAAGGGCACCACAGAACTCTTCAAGAAAGGCCCGCACGGCATCGGCAAGAAACTCGTCGAAGAAGCCGCCGAAAGCTGGATGGCCGCCCGCTTTGAATCGCGCGACGCCCAGTGCCTCGAACTTTCTCAAGTGCTCTACTACGTTGCCGTCATGATGGCAGAAAAAGGTCTCACCCTCGAAGAAGTGTACGCAAAACTATGA